The Trichocoleus desertorum ATA4-8-CV12 genome contains a region encoding:
- a CDS encoding DNA starvation/stationary phase protection protein: protein MRKLNIGLTEEQRQGVVGLLNRDLSDAYLLLIKTKKYHWDVVGPQFRSLHQMWEEHYQALTESIDMIAERVRMLGGYPVGTAQGFLENASIQEHGGDIPTAEQMVFNLVGDHEQVIRNLRDHVDQCGDNFHDQGTADFLTGLMEQHEEMAWMLRSFIEGQSIQPDGQTSAEPKLTVAAG from the coding sequence ATGCGTAAGTTAAATATTGGTTTGACTGAAGAACAGCGTCAGGGCGTGGTTGGCTTGCTTAATCGCGATTTGTCTGATGCTTATTTACTTTTGATCAAAACTAAGAAGTACCACTGGGATGTCGTTGGTCCTCAATTCCGCTCTCTACACCAGATGTGGGAAGAGCATTACCAAGCTCTAACTGAAAGTATTGATATGATCGCTGAGCGAGTCCGCATGCTAGGTGGCTACCCTGTCGGAACTGCTCAAGGCTTTTTGGAAAATGCATCTATTCAAGAGCATGGTGGTGATATTCCCACAGCGGAACAAATGGTCTTTAACTTAGTCGGTGACCACGAGCAGGTGATTCGTAATCTGCGTGACCATGTGGATCAGTGCGGCGACAACTTCCATGATCAAGGAACGGCTGACTTCCTCACAGGCTTGATGGAACAACACGAAGAAATGGCCTGGATGCTACGTTCCTTTATTGAAGGACAATCCATCCAACCCGATGGTCAGACTAGCGCGGAACCCAAGCTAACTGTAGCTGCTGGCTAG
- a CDS encoding response regulator, producing MPITKLCNSTTVKKRILIVEDNELHRLITHDCLEAEGYTVLSLPDGLNFFPSVAKFQPDLLLLDLKLPCIDGFTLLQQLKASPWAAIPVIIASAYAFQSEKRKAIDLGASSYLTKPIALENLVKTIEAQLEAICSIL from the coding sequence ATGCCAATCACTAAGCTTTGCAATTCAACAACGGTTAAAAAGCGAATTTTGATCGTTGAGGACAATGAGCTTCATCGCCTAATCACTCATGATTGCTTAGAAGCCGAGGGTTACACCGTTCTCAGCCTGCCTGATGGACTCAACTTCTTTCCATCTGTAGCCAAGTTTCAGCCTGACTTGCTCTTACTCGACCTCAAGTTGCCCTGTATTGATGGTTTTACACTGTTACAGCAGTTGAAAGCATCTCCTTGGGCTGCTATTCCAGTCATCATCGCTTCTGCCTATGCCTTCCAGAGCGAGAAGCGAAAGGCGATCGATTTAGGAGCTAGTTCTTATCTCACAAAACCGATCGCTCTTGAGAATTTGGTAAAAACAATTGAAGCTCAGCTAGAAGCTATCTGCTCAATTCTATGA